In Colletotrichum higginsianum IMI 349063 chromosome 3, whole genome shotgun sequence, a genomic segment contains:
- a CDS encoding Aminotransferase family protein: MGELVKETSQLQLSSIPFGKPMLKEFLIDPAYHNMNHGSFGTIPRHIQTILRSYQDKAEARPDPFIRWEYHTYLKESRQAVADLINAPVDCTVFVPNATVGINTVLRNLIWAPDGLDEILYFSTVYGGCAKTIDYIVDTRLGLVSSRSIPLTYPLEDDEVVALFRDAVAQSHAEGKRPKICLFDVVSCLPGIRFPFEAITAACRELGILSLVDGAQGVGMVPLDIAALDPDFFISNCHKWTFTPRASAVFYVSERNHHLVPSTIPTSHGYVPRTGVQRHNPLPPSGEPPFVTRFGFVATFDNSPNLCVKHSIEWRKSIGGEDKIMEYLWALAKNGGKKAAAILGTFILDNKSETLTRCAMVNVALPIVMGADAETLSVGPDGTITVPEKEASVIVNWMLSALVNEYLTFVALFWHQGRWYSRISAQIYLDETDFEWVGNTIKELCQRVAKQEYKVKA, encoded by the exons ATGGGCGAACTTGTCAAGGAAACGAGCCAGCTTCAGCTGAGCTCCATCCCATTCGGCAAGCCAATGTTGAAGGAATTTCTCATTGACCCAGCTTACCACAACATGAACCACG GCTCCTTCGGCACCATCCCCCGTCACATCCAAACCATCCTTCGCTCTTACCAAGACAAGGCCGAAGCACGCCCCGACCCTTTTATCCGCTGGGAGTACCACACGTACCTCAAAGAATCTCGCCAGGCCGTGGCCGATCTCATCAACGCGCCAGTCGACTGCACCGTCTTCGTCCCCAACGCCACCGTGGGCATCAACACCGTCCTCCGCAACCTGATCTGGGCtcccgacggcctcgacgagatcctcTACTTCTCCACCGTCTACGGCGGCTGCGCCAAGACTATCGACTACATCGTCGACACCCGCCTCGGTCTCGTCTCCTCCCGCAGCATCCCCTTGACGTACcccctcgaggacgacgaggttgtcgccctcttccgcgacgccgtcgcccagaGCCACGCGGAAGGCAAGCGCCCCAAGATCTGCCtcttcgacgtcgtctccTGCCTGCCGGGCATCCGGTTCCCCTTTGAGGCCATCACCGCCGCGTGCCGCGAGCTGGGCATCTTgagcctcgtcgacggcgcccagGGCGTCGGCATGGTGCctctcgacatcgccgccctcgacccgGATTTTTTTATAA GTAATTGCCATAAATGGACCTTTACCCCCAGAGCATCTGCGGTGTTCTATGTTTCCGAACGGAATCATCATCTTGTGCCCTCGACGATACCAACCTCACACGGGTACGTCCCACGGACCGGCGTGCAGCGCCACAACCCGCTCCCGCCGAGCGGCGAGCCGCCTTTCGTGACCAGGTTCGGCTTCGTGGCGACGTTCGACAACAGCCCCAACCTATGCGTCAAGCACTCCATCGAGTGGCGCAAgagcatcggcggcgaggacaagATCATGGAGTACCTCTGGGCCCTGGCCAAGAACGGcgggaagaaggccgccgccatcctggGGACCTTCATCCTGGACAACAAGTCCGAGACGCTGACCAGGTGCGCCATGGTCAACGTCGCGCTGCCGATCGTCATGGGGGCGGATGCCGAGACCCTGTCCGTTGGCCCGGACGGCACGATCACGGTtccggagaaggaggcctccgtcatcgtcaactGGATGCTCTCGGCACTGGTGAACGAGTACCTGACATTCGTCGCCCTGTTTTGGCACCAGGGTCGCTGGTactcgaggatctcggcgcAGATATACCTCGACGAGACGGACTTTGAGTGGGTTGGCAACACCATCAAGGAACTCTGTCAGAGGGTGGCGAAACAAGAATACAAGGTTAAGGCCTAG